AAGGAGTGACCTGCTGTGGAGTGGCTGTTGTTGTTCTTGATCGGATTGATCGGAGGTACGATCGGTAGTATCGTCGGATTGGGCGGCGGGATTATTACCGTGCCGGCATTGTTGTTTTTGGCAGGAGTAGATGCACGGTTTCACCATCTTACGCCTCCGGTGGCGGTAGGGACATCGTTGGCGTTGGTCATTTTGACTGCCCTGTCTTCGACATTGTCCTACGCCCGTCAGCGGCGTGTGGATTTTTCCAGCGGTTGGTTGTTTTTTGCCGCATGCGGACCGGGAGCGGCCATTGGGGCTTATCTCACTCATTTTTTTCGTTCCAGCGGATTTTTGGTGGGTTTTGGCCTGTTGATGCTGGGAGTGTCAATAGTGCTGTCATTTCGGGATCGGCTCAGGGGGATTTCGCTTCGCCAGTCGGTAACGCGTACGTTTGTGGACGCGGAAGGTAGGGAATATACGTACGGATATCATCGGCCGACAGCCCTTTTCATTTCATTTGTCGTGGGTCTTATTTCCGGCTTGTTCGGGATCGGGGGCGGTTCGCTGTTGGTACCAATGATGGTGATGCTGTTTCGCTTTCCCCCGCATGTGGCCACCGCTACCTCCATGTTTATCATCCTGCTCACCGCCGCCATCGGCAGTGTCGCTCACGCCGTTCAGGGAAACATCGACTGGATCGCAGCATTGTGGATTGCACCTGGTTCTTGGATCGGTGGTCAGTTGGGGGCGGCCATCTCCGCGCGGATGAGCAGTCAAGCCCTGTTGGTCACGTTTCGGATCGCGATTGTGTTGGTGGCCGTGAAAATGATCGCCGACGGCATGTCTTCATTGAGTTAGGAGGATGTTTGTGCAAGAAGTGGTGCGACTTCATCTCATCCATACCAACGACATCCACAGCCGATTGGAAGCCGCGGCTGGGATTCATACGTTGACATCTCGACTGATCAAAGAGATCGAGGGGCGCGATGAAGGGTTCCTGCTGTTGGATATCGGAGATCACATGGATCGGGAACGGATGGAAACAGAAGGAACTGACGGGCGCGTCAATGTTTCCGTTATGGCGGAAACCGGATACCACGGTGTAACATTGGGAAACAATGAGTTACTCACCTTTTCGCGTGCGTCGTTGGATTCGCTTTACGAAACGGCGCCATTTTTCGTCATTGCGACCAATGTTACGCCGATCGAGGGGAACCGGCCTGCTTGGCTTCGTCCGTGGGCGATTCTCCA
The window above is part of the Polycladomyces subterraneus genome. Proteins encoded here:
- a CDS encoding sulfite exporter TauE/SafE family protein, whose product is MEWLLLFLIGLIGGTIGSIVGLGGGIITVPALLFLAGVDARFHHLTPPVAVGTSLALVILTALSSTLSYARQRRVDFSSGWLFFAACGPGAAIGAYLTHFFRSSGFLVGFGLLMLGVSIVLSFRDRLRGISLRQSVTRTFVDAEGREYTYGYHRPTALFISFVVGLISGLFGIGGGSLLVPMMVMLFRFPPHVATATSMFIILLTAAIGSVAHAVQGNIDWIAALWIAPGSWIGGQLGAAISARMSSQALLVTFRIAIVLVAVKMIADGMSSLS